A single region of the Liolophura sinensis isolate JHLJ2023 chromosome 9, CUHK_Ljap_v2, whole genome shotgun sequence genome encodes:
- the LOC135474920 gene encoding LOW QUALITY PROTEIN: coiled-coil domain-containing protein 8-like (The sequence of the model RefSeq protein was modified relative to this genomic sequence to represent the inferred CDS: inserted 2 bases in 1 codon): protein MQRHETRHEAVVQQRHKAVVQQRHEAVVQQRHEAVVQQRHEAVVQQRQEAVVQQRHEAAVVQKRHEAVVQQRHEAVVQQQHEAVVQRHEAVVQQRHKAVVQQXDEAVVQRHEAVVQQRHEAVVQQRHEAVVQQRHKAVVQQRHEAVVQQQHKAVVQQ, encoded by the exons ATGCAACGACACGAGACT CGACATGAGGCTGTGGTGCAACAACGACACAAGGCTGTAGTGCAACAACGACACGAGGCTGTTGTGCAACAACGACACGAGGCTGTAGTGCAACAACGACATGAGGCTGTAGTGCAACAACGACAAGAGGCTGTTGTGCAACAACGACATGAGGCT GCTGTTGTGCAAAAACGACATGAGGCTGTAGTGCAACAACGACACGAGGCTGTTGTGCAACAGCAACATGAGGCTGTAGTGCAACGACACGAAGCTGTAGTGCAACAACGACACAAGGCTGTAGTGCAACA TGACGAGGCTGTAGTGCAACGACATGAGGCTGTTGTGCAACAGCGACATGAGGCTGTAGTGCAACAACGACACGAGGCTGTAGTGCAACAACGACACAAGGCTGTTGTGCAACAGCGACATGAGGCTgtagtgcaacaacaacacaaggcTGTAGTGCAACAATGA